From Quercus lobata isolate SW786 chromosome 11, ValleyOak3.0 Primary Assembly, whole genome shotgun sequence:
TTATTGAATCAACAATGAGCATaaatcattctaaaaaaaaaaaaaaaacaatgagcATAAATATCCAGCCAAAAACAATGAGCATAAATATAATCCTCGGgggcaaaaaaataaagcataatTGAAATTAAGAGGGGCTGGGACTCATTAATGTTAGAAAATGCTGAAGTTAttaccaattttattatcaaaagcTTATAAATTGATATTGCAATGAATGTTTCTTTTTGAGTTATTTCAATAACataacaatcaaatttttgcactacttttttttttttttcctttttatgatTGATGACATATTAATTGATAAGCTTACATCCTTCccaagaataaaaagaaataaataaatgctaaGCACATATGATTGTCATTGGgatattacaatttttattacatgAGACTTATATATTGATATGTTACAAAtcataaaaaagtaattcaaacattcatttattatgttattgaaatGACACAATTTACATTTATTGCTagatagatttttaaaattttacagtAAAATTGGTAGTAGATTTAACATTTcctatataaaatttgtgtcatTCAATTAATGTTTGACACAATCTATTATTTATGACTATGAGGCTTAAGGTAAATTGGAAGACCATCAACCGGAATGGGTGCTATATTGAAAGACAACTTTTCATCTAGAATTGCTTTCTCCCAATTGAATCTCGTCACCACATTATGCATAAACACTAGTATTCCTAATCGAGCATACTCCCTCCCAGGACACATTTGAGCTCCTCCTCCAAATGGTACAAAAGTGTAAGGTTCAGGTCCATTCCCTTCAAATCTTGAAGGATTAAATTTCTCAGGATCTTGAAAGTATTTGGGATTTTTATGTGTCGAATATGGAGTCCAAAATGTCTGCAAATATATGGATTAACACTAAGAATCACCACTATAACATAGAGAATTGATGTATAATTTAGCTCATGTACTGGTAACTTGGTAAGTGTCACATACCTTCCACCCTTTTggaatagtaaaatttgtgtaGGTGAAGTCATTTACAACCTCTCTAAATGTTCCTTGAGTAGGTGGTGTAAGCCTCATAGACTCAAGTGCCACATTCCAAGAGTACTTCATCTTTTTAATGTCGTCCCAATTCAACAAATCATTTGGGCCTTTGGATATTGCAATTTCCATTTGCTCTGTTTTCAAATAAGGCCCACTTTTTCATTAGATTAATCATTCGAAATTTCATTTATAAGTTATGTCACTTGTCTGAAGGCATATAGTATACCAAACAAAGTTTCTATTTCTTCTGAGGGAGCCAAAGGTTTTGCATCTATAGCGTGTATGTagatggtttttatttttttatttttttttatttttttattttattttattttattttttttattttttttttattttatagaatgtGTATGTAGATGTATTGATAATGCTAGaccatttaataattttatattagatatgtattttgataaataaaccattaaattatattctttttcttatacCTTATATTTGTCCAAAATATCAAGATCATCATAGATcaataattgttttattataaaaatatttaaatttaaagtttttatatttttaagttttcaacAAAACATGGGTTAtggattgaataataaataacataagtTGTTGATCAAATAGTACATAACATTCCATTAATATGTAATTTGACATGTATGTTAAGAAGtacaaaaatatgtaatttaaaggtggaaattctcaaattttaatCCAAGAAGAAGTTATTAAGCAGTGCTATATTAACAAAGATATACACCAAGTTTAGTtgaatatatacatatagaaatatgaaaatgaattcTAAATTGAAATTGTTGTTGATCCCCAACCGCAATTCAACATTATACTATCGAAAATTGTTAAATGGTAGAGACACTAGGACTATTgataaagattattttataCTAGGAAAGAAGTatagctttttttttcattttttttttgagaaacaaaagaaGTATAGCttaattgtaatttaattgAAAGAAGCCAGGGTTCAAGTGTTGAGAAGTACCTTTGAAGACCTCACTGTAAACATGAGGAAACTCTGCTAGATACTTCAACACAAATGTGATAGCTGAATTTGTGGAATCACGGCCAGCAATAAGTAAGGACATAATTTTACTAGCAATCATCATCTCATTAATAGCTTTTCCATTCTCATCTAATTCAAGGAGCGAGCGAGTCAAAAAGTCACGAGCAACTGTCCCATTATTCTCGGATAGCTCCTTCTTCCTCTGTTTGATGACTTCTAAAATCTCCTGGCGAATAACCTTGCCTGCTCTTATGGCACGGTTGAAGGTTGTGCCTGGTATATTTATAGGCACAGACAGTAAACCATCCATCATAATGGCAAAGTGATCAGCAAATTTTGTCACATGGCTGTGATTtgtgacatttaaaaaaaacctacaagCCAATGCAAAGGTATATTTCATGGAGAGTGGATAAACTTTGACTTTTCTGTAAGGAGACCACTCTGTCTCCAAGTGTTCCTTTGCCATGGAGTCCATGATGGGTATGAAATGTTGAAGAGCTTCGGGCTTGAAAAATTCAACCACGGACCTCCTCATTTGAGCAAAATCTTTTTGGGCTACATCTTCAAGAAGTTCAGGAGAAgatacaaatacaatttttagtATGGAGCGTGGCCACCAAGtggagagattttttttatcgTTGAACAGTGACTTGTTTGCTGAAGCACCACAAAACACAACCATGTTCTCACCAAACAGTGAGGTTTTGAAGAGATCCTGTGAATATTTTCTCATTCTGTCGTTAAA
This genomic window contains:
- the LOC115969220 gene encoding beta-amyrin 28-monooxygenase-like, with product MQALFLSYIYILAKLARACPSSPFHVFLIAVIVEVGMDFFPNLLHLVILCISVSLIFLIYKQKSSHAKLPPGKKGWPVIGETLELATARRRGTQEIFFNDRMRKYSQDLFKTSLFGENMVVFCGASANKSLFNDKKNLSTWWPRSILKIVFVSSPELLEDVAQKDFAQMRRSVVEFFKPEALQHFIPIMDSMAKEHLETEWSPYRKVKVYPLSMKYTFALACRFFLNVTNHSHVTKFADHFAIMMDGLLSVPINIPGTTFNRAIRAGKVIRQEILEVIKQRKKELSENNGTVARDFLTRSLLELDENGKAINEMMIASKIMSLLIAGRDSTNSAITFVLKYLAEFPHVYSEVFKEQMEIAISKGPNDLLNWDDIKKMKYSWNVALESMRLTPPTQGTFREVVNDFTYTNFTIPKGWKTFWTPYSTHKNPKYFQDPEKFNPSRFEGNGPEPYTFVPFGGGAQMCPGREYARLGILVFMHNVVTRFNWEKAILDEKLSFNIAPIPVDGLPIYLKPHSHK